Proteins encoded in a region of the Dorea longicatena genome:
- a CDS encoding beta-galactosidase small subunit translates to MDYADRGKLGIVYGDVTLGVHGEDFHLIFSYQTGGLESMVKHGKEWLYRTPKPTFWRATTDNDRGNGFPFRAGMWITADMFQKCVDIQVRIDGIKIEKPSAPVNNKYSDKETAERVEVIFTYETLTVPSTQVKVSYLVFADGNVRVRAHYYGKEGMPELPAFGMRFVMPTKADGFVYEGLSGETYPDRKAGGIHGIYEVEGLPVTPYLVPQECGMHMDTEWVTVQRSTVLDNRNRHIEQSGLTFRAGSEINHSTFAFSCLPYTAEELENATHQEELPPERRTVLCIYGAVRGVGGIDSWGSDVEEQYRIPGNKDIEVEFIM, encoded by the coding sequence ATGGATTACGCAGATAGAGGAAAATTAGGAATTGTGTATGGAGATGTAACACTTGGAGTACACGGAGAAGACTTTCATCTGATCTTTTCTTATCAGACAGGCGGTCTGGAATCCATGGTAAAGCATGGAAAGGAATGGCTGTATCGCACACCGAAGCCGACATTCTGGAGAGCAACCACAGACAATGATCGTGGAAATGGATTCCCGTTTAGAGCCGGTATGTGGATAACTGCCGATATGTTCCAGAAATGTGTGGATATCCAGGTACGGATAGACGGAATCAAGATAGAAAAACCGAGCGCACCGGTAAATAATAAATATTCGGATAAAGAAACTGCGGAACGTGTGGAAGTTATATTTACATATGAGACATTAACTGTTCCGTCAACACAGGTAAAGGTATCATATCTGGTATTTGCTGATGGAAATGTCAGAGTAAGAGCGCACTATTACGGGAAAGAGGGAATGCCGGAGCTCCCTGCATTCGGTATGCGCTTTGTCATGCCGACAAAGGCAGACGGATTCGTTTATGAAGGATTATCGGGTGAGACATATCCGGATAGAAAAGCCGGGGGTATTCACGGAATTTATGAAGTAGAGGGTCTTCCGGTTACACCGTATCTGGTTCCGCAGGAATGTGGCATGCATATGGATACCGAGTGGGTGACAGTGCAGAGAAGTACGGTTTTGGATAACCGGAATCGTCATATAGAACAAAGTGGACTTACATTCCGGGCGGGCAGTGAGATCAATCATTCCACGTTTGCATTTTCATGTCTTCCTTATACTGCAGAAGAGCTTGAGAATGCAACGCATCAGGAAGAACTGCCGCCGGAAAGAAGAACGGTACTTTGTATCTATGGAGCGGTCCGTGGTGTAGGCGGAATCGACAGCTGGGGCTCTGACGTGGAAGAACAGTACAGGATTCCTGGAAATAAGGATATTGAAGTAGAATTTATAATGTAG
- a CDS encoding glycoside hydrolase family 2 TIM barrel-domain containing protein yields MKADIRWLDDPQVFRVNRLDAHSDHKFYENKEDYKKQDQRLKQSLNGIWKFHYSVNALERPADFYQKWFNCKNFDEMKVPQHIELAGYDKIHYINTMYPWEGHIYRRPAGYGKEKGKGMFSQAEYNPVGSYIRKFDLNDGLRGKRIILSFEGVEQAFYVWVNGEFVGYAEDSFTVSEFDITPYVKDKDNLLAVEVHKRSTAAFLEDQDFFRFFGIFRDVNLYGIPAVHVEDLWIRPKYHPEDGKAELELDIRLSQKKKENNIQGKIKVSLRDIHSDENHVLLDETENLNNPVIQKNLPVEGSVNNEIQFRYELEESVHAWSNEDPYLYELLIEVQNEKGETVEVVPYQIGFRKIELKGRKMLLNGKRLIINGVNRHEWNARSGRCITETDEKWDIECIRRNHINAVRTCHYPDHISWYYRCDQAGIYLMAETNLETHGSWLKQGVIEPSWNVPGSIGCWRGCTLDRAVSNFESFKNHVSVLFWSLGNESYAGDILVEMNRYYKEKDPDRLVHYEGVAENRPYEDLISDMESQMYASPEKIKEYLENNPKKPFILCEYMHDMGNSLGGMESYIRLLDQYEDYQGGFIWDYIDQALFVKDEVTGRDVLRYGGDFDDRPSDYEFSGNGILFADRTEKPAMQEVRHYYGLRR; encoded by the coding sequence ATGAAAGCAGACATCAGATGGTTGGATGATCCGCAGGTATTTCGTGTGAATCGTCTGGATGCACACAGTGATCATAAGTTTTATGAGAATAAAGAAGATTATAAGAAGCAGGATCAGCGGTTAAAACAATCGTTAAATGGAATCTGGAAGTTCCACTATTCAGTGAATGCATTGGAACGTCCGGCCGATTTTTATCAGAAATGGTTTAACTGTAAAAATTTTGATGAAATGAAAGTGCCACAGCATATAGAACTGGCGGGATACGATAAGATTCATTATATCAATACGATGTATCCGTGGGAAGGACATATTTACAGAAGACCGGCAGGATATGGAAAAGAAAAAGGGAAAGGTATGTTCAGCCAGGCCGAATATAATCCGGTAGGTTCTTATATCCGGAAGTTTGATCTGAATGACGGACTGAGAGGAAAGAGGATCATCTTAAGTTTTGAAGGTGTGGAACAGGCATTCTATGTATGGGTGAACGGAGAGTTCGTGGGGTATGCAGAAGACAGCTTTACGGTTTCGGAATTTGATATTACACCATATGTAAAAGATAAAGATAATCTGCTGGCAGTGGAAGTACATAAGCGCAGTACGGCGGCATTTCTGGAAGACCAGGATTTCTTCCGGTTTTTTGGTATTTTCAGAGATGTGAACCTGTACGGAATACCGGCGGTTCATGTTGAAGATCTGTGGATCCGTCCGAAGTATCATCCGGAAGATGGAAAGGCAGAACTGGAGCTGGATATCCGATTATCACAGAAAAAGAAAGAAAATAATATCCAGGGTAAAATAAAAGTTTCTTTGCGAGATATCCATAGTGATGAAAATCATGTATTACTGGATGAAACGGAGAATCTGAACAACCCGGTGATCCAGAAGAATCTTCCGGTAGAAGGATCAGTGAACAATGAGATCCAGTTCCGTTATGAATTAGAAGAATCCGTACATGCATGGAGCAATGAAGATCCGTATCTGTATGAGCTTCTGATAGAAGTTCAGAATGAAAAAGGCGAGACAGTAGAAGTGGTTCCATATCAGATTGGATTCCGTAAGATAGAATTAAAAGGCAGAAAGATGTTGCTGAATGGAAAACGTCTGATCATCAATGGTGTAAACCGGCATGAATGGAATGCCAGAAGCGGAAGATGTATTACCGAAACTGATGAGAAATGGGATATCGAATGTATCAGACGCAATCATATCAATGCAGTCAGAACCTGTCATTATCCGGATCATATTTCATGGTATTACAGATGTGATCAGGCGGGGATCTATCTGATGGCAGAGACAAATCTGGAGACACATGGATCGTGGCTGAAACAAGGTGTGATTGAACCGTCGTGGAATGTTCCGGGAAGTATCGGATGCTGGAGAGGATGTACATTAGACAGGGCAGTATCGAACTTTGAATCATTTAAGAATCATGTGTCGGTACTCTTCTGGTCACTTGGAAATGAATCGTATGCCGGTGATATCCTGGTGGAGATGAACCGTTACTATAAAGAAAAAGATCCGGACAGACTTGTGCATTACGAGGGCGTGGCAGAGAACCGGCCTTATGAGGATTTAATTTCTGATATGGAGAGCCAGATGTATGCTTCGCCGGAGAAGATAAAAGAATATCTGGAAAATAATCCGAAGAAACCATTTATCTTATGTGAATATATGCATGATATGGGAAATTCTCTGGGAGGAATGGAATCTTATATCAGATTACTGGATCAGTATGAGGATTATCAGGGAGGCTTCATCTGGGATTATATCGATCAGGCACTGTTCGTGAAGGATGAAGTGACAGGACGTGATGTATTGCGTTATGGTGGTGATTTTGATGACAGGCCATCGGATTATGAATTTTCGGGAAATGGAATTTTATTTGCGGACAGAACGGAAAAGCCGGCAATGCAGGAGGTGAGACATTACTATGGATTACGCAGATAG
- a CDS encoding pentapeptide repeat-containing protein translates to MKEITKETLLKAMKSRDAGEHPVFRECEFKDMDLNGMNLHNMDFTLSSFQNVNLERVNFENCSVENALFDGNSLHGANFQNANMKTAAFRGCDMRECNIKGANLYGAVLEHAKLDDIQSDEATQWFRMHCPETGPILGYKKCVNDRVVQLLIPADAKRTSATRPSCRCSKAKVLSIKNFDETEEFEEAWSLVDENFVYRKGQWVEVKDFNEDRWMDSTTGIHFWMNRNEALGY, encoded by the coding sequence ATGAAAGAGATAACGAAAGAGACACTTCTGAAAGCTATGAAATCGCGAGATGCGGGAGAGCATCCGGTATTTCGTGAATGTGAATTCAAAGACATGGATCTAAACGGAATGAATCTGCATAATATGGACTTCACATTGAGTTCCTTTCAAAATGTAAATCTGGAACGTGTGAATTTTGAAAACTGCAGTGTGGAAAATGCATTATTCGACGGCAATTCCCTGCATGGTGCAAATTTTCAGAATGCAAATATGAAGACGGCAGCATTCCGTGGATGTGATATGCGGGAATGCAACATCAAAGGAGCCAACCTTTACGGGGCTGTATTGGAGCACGCGAAGCTGGATGACATTCAGTCAGACGAAGCAACGCAGTGGTTCCGCATGCACTGTCCGGAGACCGGACCGATCCTTGGCTATAAGAAATGTGTGAATGACAGAGTGGTACAGCTTCTGATCCCGGCAGATGCTAAACGGACTTCGGCAACACGTCCTTCTTGCCGGTGCAGCAAGGCAAAGGTACTTTCGATAAAAAATTTTGATGAAACGGAAGAATTCGAAGAAGCCTGGTCGCTGGTCGATGAGAATTTTGTATACAGAAAAGGACAGTGGGTGGAGGTCAAAGATTTTAACGAGGACAGATGGATGGATTCCACGACGGGGATTCATTTCTGGATGAACAGAAATGAAGCACTCGGGTATTAA
- the trpS gene encoding tryptophan--tRNA ligase: MSKIILTGDRPTGRLHVGHYVGSLKERVKLQNSGEYDEIYIMIADAQALTDNAEHPEKVRQNIMNVALDYLACGIDPEKCHIFIQSMVPELTELTFYYMNLVTVSRVQRNPTVKAEIQQRNFEASIPVGFFCYPISQAADITAFRATTVPVGEDQMPMIEQCKEIVHKFNSVYGETLTEPEIVLPSNKSCLRLPGIDGKAKMSKSLGNCIYLSDEEDVVKKKVMSMFTDPNHLRVEDPGQVEGNPVFIYLDAFCKDEYFEEFWPEYKNLDELKAHYQRGGLGDVKVKKFLNKVLQEELAPIRARRKEWEQKLPEVFEILKEGSRVAEAKAAETLKDVKVAMRINYFDDEDFLN, from the coding sequence ATGAGCAAGATTATTTTAACTGGTGACCGACCGACAGGACGTCTTCACGTTGGTCATTATGTAGGTTCTTTGAAAGAACGTGTAAAATTACAGAATTCAGGAGAATATGACGAGATTTATATTATGATCGCAGATGCGCAGGCATTGACTGATAATGCCGAACATCCGGAGAAGGTACGTCAGAATATTATGAACGTAGCATTGGATTATCTGGCATGCGGAATCGATCCTGAGAAATGTCACATTTTTATTCAGTCCATGGTTCCGGAACTGACAGAGTTAACATTCTATTATATGAATCTGGTAACCGTATCCAGAGTACAGAGAAATCCTACGGTAAAAGCTGAGATCCAGCAGAGAAACTTTGAGGCAAGTATCCCGGTTGGTTTCTTCTGCTATCCGATCAGTCAGGCTGCAGATATCACGGCATTCCGCGCGACAACAGTTCCGGTTGGAGAAGATCAGATGCCTATGATCGAGCAGTGTAAAGAGATTGTTCACAAGTTTAACAGTGTATATGGAGAGACTCTGACTGAGCCTGAGATCGTACTCCCATCTAACAAGTCATGCTTAAGACTTCCGGGTATCGATGGAAAGGCCAAGATGAGCAAATCACTTGGAAACTGTATCTATCTTTCTGATGAAGAAGATGTTGTTAAGAAGAAAGTAATGTCCATGTTCACAGATCCGAACCACCTGCGCGTGGAAGATCCTGGACAGGTAGAAGGCAATCCGGTATTCATTTATCTGGATGCATTCTGCAAGGATGAATATTTCGAAGAATTCTGGCCGGAATATAAGAATCTGGATGAACTGAAAGCACACTATCAGCGTGGAGGTCTGGGTGATGTCAAAGTGAAGAAATTCCTGAACAAGGTTCTTCAGGAAGAGCTGGCACCAATCCGTGCAAGAAGAAAAGAATGGGAGCAGAAGCTTCCGGAAGTATTCGAAATCCTGAAAGAAGGAAGCAGGGTAGCTGAGGCGAAAGCAGCAGAGACATTGAAAGATGTAAAGGTTGCTATGAGAATCAACTATTTTGATGATGAAGATTTCCTGAACTAG
- a CDS encoding DnaJ C-terminal domain-containing protein yields MAAKRDYYDVLGISRSADKSTIKRAYRKLAKKYHPDTNAGNAQAEEKFKEATEAYNVLSNPEKKKLYDQFGHAAFDGSAGGSGAYGYGNGPGGGTYSYTGPNGSFHEYHFEGGDMDDILKNIFGGGFSEGSGSGFHGFGGFGNSGSGRTRTSGRSYESSGFGNGFGNHGFGGEGNFRQDGSDVTAEIDVTFDEAAFGGDKVIRLSDAQGSNAAGKSLKVHIPAGISDGKSIRLRGKGMPGLSGGKAGDLLLKVRVGKRPGFERKDMDVYSTVMIPFTTAVLGGEAVVQTLTGRVVCKINPGTQSGTKIRLKGKGIVSMKDAGRYGDQYVTVQIDVPKNLSNEAKRKLKEFEAACKNGSRGAA; encoded by the coding sequence ATGGCGGCAAAAAGAGATTATTATGATGTTCTTGGAATCAGCAGGAGTGCGGACAAGAGTACAATAAAAAGAGCATATCGTAAACTGGCCAAGAAATACCACCCGGATACCAATGCCGGAAATGCACAGGCAGAAGAAAAGTTCAAGGAAGCGACAGAAGCCTATAATGTGCTGAGTAATCCGGAGAAAAAGAAATTATATGATCAGTTTGGCCATGCAGCTTTTGATGGCAGTGCAGGCGGCAGTGGAGCATATGGCTATGGAAACGGACCTGGCGGCGGTACTTACAGTTATACCGGACCGAATGGAAGCTTCCATGAATATCATTTCGAAGGCGGCGATATGGACGATATCCTGAAGAATATATTTGGCGGCGGATTCTCGGAAGGCAGCGGAAGCGGGTTCCATGGATTTGGCGGATTTGGAAATAGTGGATCAGGAAGGACACGTACGTCCGGAAGAAGTTATGAAAGCAGCGGATTCGGAAATGGATTTGGAAATCATGGATTCGGCGGAGAAGGAAATTTCCGTCAGGATGGTTCCGATGTGACCGCTGAGATAGATGTGACATTTGACGAGGCTGCATTTGGAGGAGATAAAGTCATCCGGCTGTCAGACGCACAGGGCAGTAATGCAGCAGGAAAATCACTGAAAGTGCATATCCCTGCCGGCATCAGTGACGGAAAAAGTATCCGTCTGCGTGGCAAAGGAATGCCTGGACTTTCAGGAGGCAAGGCAGGAGATCTGTTGCTGAAAGTGAGAGTTGGTAAACGACCAGGATTTGAGCGAAAAGATATGGATGTATATTCAACTGTCATGATTCCGTTTACTACAGCAGTATTAGGTGGTGAAGCAGTTGTACAGACGCTTACCGGAAGGGTAGTGTGCAAGATTAATCCGGGAACACAGTCCGGAACAAAGATTCGGTTAAAAGGTAAAGGAATCGTGTCTATGAAGGATGCAGGAAGATATGGAGATCAGTATGTGACTGTTCAGATAGATGTACCAAAGAATCTAAGCAATGAGGCAAAAAGAAAATTGAAAGAATTCGAAGCTGCGTGTAAGAACGGAAGCAGAGGGGCAGCATAA
- a CDS encoding Hsp20/alpha crystallin family protein, producing the protein MMMPSIFGENLFDDFMNDFSFPTFPNVDKELYGKHAKNLMKTDVKETENAYEIDIDLPGFKKDEIQMELKDGVLTVSAAKGLDKDEEDKKGNYIRKERYAGSMSRSFYVGKHVTVEDVHPKYESGILSFSVPKAEAKPVEEKKHYISIEG; encoded by the coding sequence ATGATGATGCCTAGTATTTTTGGAGAAAACTTATTTGATGACTTTATGAACGATTTTTCATTCCCAACATTCCCGAATGTTGACAAAGAACTGTATGGAAAACACGCAAAGAACTTAATGAAGACAGATGTAAAAGAGACAGAAAATGCATATGAGATAGACATTGACTTGCCGGGATTTAAGAAAGATGAGATCCAGATGGAACTGAAAGACGGCGTACTTACCGTCAGTGCAGCCAAAGGACTGGACAAAGATGAGGAAGACAAGAAAGGTAACTACATTAGAAAAGAGCGTTATGCAGGCAGCATGAGCAGAAGCTTCTATGTAGGAAAACATGTAACCGTAGAGGATGTACATCCGAAATATGAAAGTGGAATCCTTTCCTTCAGTGTTCCGAAAGCAGAAGCAAAACCGGTAGAAGAGAAGAAACATTACATTTCAATCGAAGGTTAA
- a CDS encoding YbaK/EbsC family protein — translation MSLERAKKYLEEKGYADHVIELEESSATVQLAAEALGVEQGMIAKTMSFLVDGEPILILTEGTAKVDNRKYKDQFHVKAKMIPFDEVEEYIGHAPGGVCPFGIKDGIKVYLDESLKRFETVYPAAGNDHSAVRLTIAELEDVAGACGWIDVCKEM, via the coding sequence ATGTCATTAGAAAGAGCAAAGAAATATCTGGAAGAAAAAGGTTATGCAGATCACGTGATTGAACTGGAAGAATCAAGTGCGACGGTACAGCTTGCAGCAGAAGCTCTCGGTGTAGAGCAGGGAATGATCGCAAAGACGATGTCATTTCTGGTTGATGGAGAACCAATCCTGATCTTGACAGAGGGAACGGCGAAGGTTGATAATCGTAAATATAAGGATCAGTTTCATGTGAAGGCGAAGATGATTCCATTCGATGAAGTAGAAGAATATATCGGACATGCCCCGGGCGGTGTGTGTCCATTTGGAATTAAAGATGGAATTAAAGTTTATCTAGATGAGTCTCTGAAACGTTTTGAGACGGTATATCCTGCAGCTGGTAATGACCACAGTGCAGTTAGACTTACGATTGCAGAACTGGAAGACGTTGCCGGGGCATGTGGATGGATTGATGTATGTAAAGAAATGTAA
- a CDS encoding MATE family efflux transporter — protein MENELFEKAPVHKAYFNMALPLVFSMVISLVYNMVDTFFIARTGNTNLVAGVSLGAPMFTAMIALGDIFGLGGSSMIARLFGQRKDEDAKRISSFCFYGAIICGVIVTVLLLIFRAPMLHLLGADANTYKYASQYYTYLVLGSVFIIVSFTPNNQLRSEGFSKASMEGSVLGAVVNIILDPIFISVLGMGAGGAAIATIIGYIATDAYYVWIYLKKSKKLSIDPGHMHINMQEFRQILAIGIPASITNFMQSFAVTVTNRSLLVYGNNKVAAMGIVMKVNMIAALILVGFAFGCQPLVGYNYGARNKKRLKEILAFCYKFECGLAVILAVILSAGARPLIRVFMKTQEIVDSGVLMLRLQQAGMMFMAVVLVTTCVFQSAGKAMGAFLLSVSRQGVIYGIVIVIASHMIGYHGVLAAQAVSDFLTALIAAILLKHELWSELTDIKRNEEAV, from the coding sequence ATGGAAAACGAACTTTTTGAAAAAGCACCGGTACATAAGGCATATTTTAATATGGCATTACCGCTGGTATTCAGTATGGTCATTTCACTGGTCTATAATATGGTAGATACATTCTTCATTGCAAGAACGGGAAATACGAATCTGGTAGCAGGTGTGTCACTTGGAGCACCGATGTTCACGGCTATGATCGCACTTGGAGATATCTTCGGACTGGGTGGAAGTTCCATGATCGCAAGATTATTCGGACAGAGGAAAGATGAGGATGCAAAACGCATCAGTTCCTTCTGTTTTTATGGAGCAATTATCTGCGGAGTAATCGTAACAGTATTACTTCTGATCTTCCGTGCACCGATGCTGCATTTATTAGGAGCGGATGCAAATACTTACAAATATGCATCACAGTACTATACATATCTGGTGCTGGGTTCTGTATTTATTATTGTATCATTTACACCGAACAACCAGCTCAGGTCAGAAGGATTTTCGAAAGCATCCATGGAAGGTTCCGTCCTTGGTGCAGTAGTGAATATTATATTAGATCCTATTTTTATTTCGGTACTGGGTATGGGAGCCGGCGGAGCCGCGATTGCAACAATCATCGGGTATATTGCGACGGACGCTTATTATGTGTGGATATATTTGAAAAAGAGTAAAAAGCTGTCGATTGATCCGGGACATATGCATATTAACATGCAAGAATTCAGACAGATCCTGGCAATCGGAATTCCTGCATCGATCACGAACTTTATGCAGAGCTTTGCAGTTACTGTTACAAACAGGAGTCTGCTTGTATATGGAAACAATAAAGTTGCGGCGATGGGAATCGTGATGAAAGTAAATATGATCGCGGCGTTGATTCTGGTTGGATTTGCGTTCGGATGTCAACCGTTGGTTGGTTATAATTATGGGGCAAGGAATAAGAAACGTCTGAAAGAGATTCTCGCATTCTGTTATAAATTCGAATGTGGTCTGGCAGTTATACTGGCAGTAATCTTATCCGCCGGTGCAAGACCCTTGATCCGTGTATTCATGAAGACACAGGAGATTGTAGATTCGGGTGTGCTGATGTTACGTCTTCAGCAAGCAGGAATGATGTTTATGGCAGTCGTTCTGGTTACGACCTGTGTATTCCAGTCGGCGGGAAAAGCAATGGGAGCATTCTTGTTATCAGTCAGCCGTCAGGGTGTGATCTATGGAATTGTGATCGTTATTGCTTCGCATATGATCGGATATCATGGTGTGTTGGCAGCACAGGCTGTTTCTGATTTCCTGACAGCATTGATAGCTGCTATCCTGCTGAAACATGAGTTGTGGAGTGAATTAACCGATATAAAAAGGAATGAAGAAGCAGTATAG
- a CDS encoding ABC transporter permease: MNGFTPNNNTNVIRLLSEAIRKCNKSRNRILMGAVVLCILTLTFVFGTAYGKINAEYTKNIRMDGTTASTYIEEGTKQQYEKARSLGYVREIGRRMKMGEATESGKKESICSIQVLDQTAWEKMMKPAYTGVHGTYPKKQQEIMLPVKTLKKLGIDNPKRGMKIALDISISFFQTEKEEFKLSGWYSAYTEDNGRSKAIGYVSEKKLKDWGYDIKDGSDILICPANDMDWKDTEEKLYEDVPMKDNSQQIIATDTAKNRAVKEVTGSYGMAAVEAVVIICGMFLLVYNVMQISMAGDIRQMALLHTIGTTKKQLRKIYIRQIMRTIVPGGIAGIGLSVVLLRYLIPQLLGRQYLNGYGGAEELQIFRVEILLLAVVFTLLVILGASEQVIWQTVNRTCIEGMHYTEQKGSKKQQHGKAGHADKGAVLNKKKRSETQELCFMAWKNVTRYRQGFVITVSSLFLGIEMFLIVMVITDGSDYANIINQRPDFLIAGEFSEFAQKEGSGTEYQTQSPDQDPLKSEGDSFELLYDNEYDEFSPISEKVRNRLWNLDGVKKKKSYITEGAYMLSSISRDGVRPLEKDTYLGKNVEYAEESSTDYESGAKMIEGLDADTVQIVSENELKALKTYVEKNKLKVDMDSLENGTGVMIIHDHKLSQKQGRQAEKAVGETVCLSPLKNKETCIRWNSMTDKERDKEDEIIKAETPSTEYTLSGYLDNQADDFPEIHQTWHGAEGDIYYLVSEKGFNRLPTKRKTFCMELNVEKKKEKKIMYEIQKILSAENQRRKSNTQTSLDGEGEAGIFYIARSDLMQKNADYIRGNRIMFGSISVILLCVGLVNYFNTMFTGIVGRKKELEIMRKIGMTRRQERKLLLLEGSYYVLLIAGLVASVGSIILKGINVYMRKQLSYFTFHYPVGAIAGSIVIMEIMCVIICNLLILKK, from the coding sequence ATGAATGGATTTACACCGAACAATAATACGAACGTGATCCGGCTGCTTTCGGAAGCTATCAGAAAATGTAATAAAAGCAGAAACCGGATTCTTATGGGAGCAGTCGTTTTATGTATTCTTACACTGACATTTGTCTTTGGAACGGCTTACGGAAAAATAAATGCAGAATATACGAAAAATATTCGGATGGATGGAACAACGGCATCCACTTACATAGAAGAGGGAACAAAGCAGCAATATGAAAAAGCACGTTCCTTAGGATATGTAAGAGAAATCGGAAGAAGAATGAAAATGGGTGAAGCCACAGAATCCGGAAAGAAAGAATCTATCTGTTCCATACAAGTGCTGGATCAGACTGCATGGGAAAAGATGATGAAGCCCGCCTATACCGGTGTCCATGGAACCTATCCCAAAAAGCAGCAGGAAATCATGCTTCCGGTAAAGACATTAAAAAAGCTTGGAATTGATAATCCGAAAAGAGGGATGAAGATAGCACTTGATATATCGATCAGCTTTTTTCAGACAGAAAAAGAAGAGTTCAAATTATCAGGCTGGTACAGTGCTTATACAGAAGATAATGGAAGAAGCAAAGCAATCGGATATGTGTCAGAAAAGAAACTGAAGGACTGGGGTTATGATATTAAAGATGGTTCGGATATTCTGATCTGTCCGGCGAATGACATGGACTGGAAAGATACAGAAGAAAAATTATATGAAGATGTGCCGATGAAAGACAATTCCCAACAGATCATTGCGACAGATACAGCGAAGAATCGGGCTGTAAAAGAGGTGACAGGAAGTTACGGGATGGCAGCAGTGGAGGCAGTTGTGATTATCTGTGGAATGTTTTTGCTTGTCTACAATGTGATGCAGATCTCCATGGCAGGCGATATCCGTCAGATGGCGCTGCTCCATACGATCGGTACAACGAAAAAGCAGCTCCGTAAGATCTATATCCGGCAGATCATGCGGACGATAGTGCCGGGAGGTATTGCAGGTATAGGTTTGTCGGTTGTGTTATTGCGATATCTGATACCGCAACTATTGGGCAGACAGTATCTGAATGGATATGGAGGCGCAGAAGAACTGCAGATCTTTCGGGTGGAAATCTTGTTGTTAGCGGTAGTCTTCACGTTGTTGGTAATCTTGGGTGCATCGGAACAGGTGATCTGGCAGACTGTAAACAGAACCTGTATAGAGGGAATGCATTACACGGAGCAGAAGGGAAGCAAGAAACAACAGCATGGAAAAGCAGGTCATGCAGATAAAGGAGCAGTCTTAAACAAGAAAAAAAGAAGCGAAACACAGGAACTGTGCTTTATGGCATGGAAGAACGTCACAAGATACAGGCAGGGATTTGTCATTACAGTTAGTTCATTGTTCCTCGGAATAGAAATGTTCCTGATTGTCATGGTGATCACAGATGGAAGTGATTATGCGAATATCATTAATCAGAGACCGGATTTCCTGATCGCAGGGGAATTCAGTGAGTTTGCACAAAAAGAGGGAAGCGGGACAGAATATCAGACACAGTCGCCGGATCAAGATCCACTGAAATCAGAAGGAGATAGTTTCGAACTCTTATATGACAATGAATATGATGAATTTTCACCGATATCCGAAAAGGTGCGGAACCGCTTGTGGAATCTTGACGGTGTGAAGAAAAAGAAATCTTATATAACCGAAGGAGCCTATATGCTTTCCAGTATATCCAGAGATGGAGTACGTCCACTGGAAAAGGATACTTATCTGGGAAAAAATGTGGAATATGCAGAAGAAAGCAGTACTGATTATGAATCCGGGGCAAAGATGATCGAAGGACTGGATGCCGATACTGTTCAGATTGTCAGTGAAAATGAATTAAAAGCATTAAAAACTTATGTAGAGAAAAACAAGTTAAAAGTTGATATGGACAGTCTGGAAAACGGAACAGGGGTAATGATCATCCATGATCATAAGTTGTCACAAAAGCAGGGAAGACAGGCAGAAAAAGCAGTGGGAGAAACGGTATGTTTATCTCCTTTAAAGAATAAAGAAACGTGTATCCGGTGGAATTCCATGACGGACAAAGAAAGAGACAAGGAAGATGAGATAATAAAAGCAGAAACGCCGTCTACAGAATATACGTTAAGCGGCTATCTGGATAATCAGGCAGATGACTTCCCGGAGATCCACCAGACCTGGCATGGTGCAGAAGGAGATATCTATTATCTGGTCAGTGAAAAAGGATTTAACCGTTTACCTACGAAGAGAAAGACATTTTGCATGGAATTAAACGTAGAGAAAAAGAAAGAAAAAAAGATCATGTATGAAATCCAGAAGATTCTTTCGGCAGAAAATCAGCGGCGGAAAAGCAATACACAGACAAGCCTGGACGGAGAAGGAGAAGCAGGCATTTTTTACATTGCAAGATCAGATCTTATGCAGAAAAATGCAGACTACATCCGGGGAAACAGAATTATGTTCGGAAGTATCAGTGTAATATTATTGTGTGTCGGACTGGTTAATTATTTTAATACTATGTTTACAGGAATTGTGGGCAGGAAAAAAGAACTGGAGATTATGAGAAAGATTGGAATGACACGCCGGCAGGAAAGAAAGCTGTTATTACTGGAAGGCAGCTATTATGTACTGCTTATCGCAGGCCTTGTAGCGTCAGTTGGATCAATCATACTAAAAGGAATCAACGTTTATATGAGAAAACAGCTTTCTTATTTTACCTTTCATTATCCGGTAGGAGCGATTGCAGGAAGTATTGTAATTATGGAAATAATGTGCGTTATAATTTGTAACCTGCTTATATTGAAAAAGTAG